DNA from Nitriliruptor alkaliphilus DSM 45188:
GGAGCGTGGCCGGTCAGCTGCCGGTGCCTTCCTCCCACTCCTGCCACCTGGCGCCCTCGACGAGCTCCTCGTCGGGGGTCTCGGTGACCACCTGCTCGACCAGGTGGGGATCGTCGGCGAACTCCAGCACGCCGACGCAGCCGTCGCGGACGTCGTCGACCGACACCACCGCGAGCCGCCACCAGTCGGTCCCGTCGTGCTCCCACAGCACCCCGCAGGGTCCACCGTCTGACGCCAGTTCGCCTCGGGTCACCAGCACCGTGGGGCGACGGTTCCACAGGTCGGCCACGGCTTCGGGCAGGTTGGCACGGTCGTACCCGAGGAGCCCGGGCGCCTCGCCGTCCGACGCCACCAGCTCGACGAGGTCCTCGAGGTCGCGGCCGTTGAAGGCAGCCACCAACGCGTCGACGACGTCGGTCCCGTCGGCGTGCTCGTGGTCCTCGACCGGATCGGCCAGCGGGTCCATCGCCTGGTCGGGATCGTCGTCGAGGTGGAAGCCGAACC
Protein-coding regions in this window:
- a CDS encoding nuclear transport factor 2 family protein, encoding MSDLDPRDAALEAQLDRLDDAASAGTAAEETAPDRGTFDPDTDGFGFHLDDDPDQAMDPLADPVEDHEHADGTDVVDALVAAFNGRDLEDLVELVASDGEAPGLLGYDRANLPEAVADLWNRRPTVLVTRGELASDGGPCGVLWEHDGTDWWRLAVVSVDDVRDGCVGVLEFADDPHLVEQVVTETPDEELVEGARWQEWEEGTGS